Part of the Ochotona princeps isolate mOchPri1 chromosome 15, mOchPri1.hap1, whole genome shotgun sequence genome, CCACCTGTCAGCAGGACACCTCACTCCTGTGTGTCCCCTTTGACCTGGTCTCCAGCAagcaggggagggtgtggggataGAACCCCCATACAACGGCAGGTGACCCACGGGAGAGGCTCTGCACTGCGGTGGGGGTACAGGGAGACCGAGGAGAGGTGGAGGCCTTGGAGGAGTGACAGGTGTTGGgcgtgcctgggcctctgctcagctctggtctgcttcagcaggaggctggagccggAAGCCGGCTACTCTGatgcagtttaacccactgtaccacacacCTGCCCCATTCCACTGGGAGGTCAGGGGTAGGATGCAAAGGTCATCAGTGGGGAGGTGGGCAGGCGGCCAGATGCCCGCCTGAGTCCAATCCTGGCAGGGGCTGAGTGAGAgaggcatcctgggaggcattGCAGCCACCAAGCCCGTCTCccgcaggtgtgtgtgtgcatggagcaTCAGGGGCCCCGGGGCTCAGGCAGGACCACGTGGGCAGCCACCGAGCCCAGCCCCTGGCAGGGGGGTGTGACAAGCGGAGAGCTTAGTGGACAAGGGAGCTATCTGCAAGCCAAGAACACCTGGGTTTGTGACTAACCTTGAACTCCAAGCAGCAGACTGAATTCCCCGGTGCTAtctctcctttgtgcctccctctggttACAAATACCAGAAGAGAGCGTCCTTGGCCTTAATACTATCCTTTCTTCTAGTCTTCCTTGAGTTGTAACTAACAGACCAAAGCATACCAAGGCCCTGTGTTAAATGTCTTCTCCCTTACTTTCTGAAAATGTGGATGGCGGTCACAGCgtagattaataaaatcatttctgttAAGCACCTTCTTGTCTGTTCAATTAATCCTGACAGTTTTGtgtacatggtgtgtgtgtgtgtgcccacgtGTGCAAGGAGCATCTGGGGCCCAAGCGCAAGCAAAGCCATGGTGGTAAGGAGGCAGCCAGCCAGGCATGACCAAGTGGGCAGGCTCCTTGGAAGGACAGTGGGAcaagaagcatttaaaaaaaacattaatttatttttagaattttttttattggaaagtcagatatacagagaggagaagagacagagaggaagatcttccgtccaatgattcactccccaagtgagcgcaatggcaggtgctgcaccgatccaaagccaggagccaggaacttcttccggatctcccccacgtgagtgcagggtcccaaagctttgggccgtcctcgactgctttcccaggccacaagcagggagctggatgggaagtggagctgccaggattagaaccggcgcccatatgggatcctggcatgtgcaaggtcaggactagctgctaggctactgcaccaggcccaaatcacatttattataagctagttctctctctctttttttttttttttgacactgtGAAGAATACATGTTGCTTGCCACAAAAATCCAGAAAACGGGTCAGTCCAAAAAACAAAACTCGTGGTGATGACAGCGGCTGGCAGTGGCTGGGCCACTCTGGGCACACCGGCATTGCCCGTCTGTGTGGgtacaccctttttttttttttaaacgaacTGGGCAGGTGCTCTGCAGCAAGTTTACCTCTGAAGACGCTGCACACTGATTGTTCCTGAGAGCAGAGACCCCCATGCCTGACTGGACCCTCGGAGTAAGCGGGGACTCATTTActagggtgggggaggggctcagGAAGCTGGCAAAGGGGGAGGAGACACTTCACAGGTGGGGGAGtggcctccctccctggttctccatTACAGGTTCTTAATTCCTTATCCTAGTACGCATTTGCTACAAAAGTATTCTTCATCTGAAAGAATGCTTCTGCAACAGCCCCGTGCTGTGCTGCCGCTAAAGCTGCGAGCAGCCGAACAGCCGAACAGCCGAACAGCCGGAGccccagccaggtctcccgcGGGGCTGACAGCAACCCAGCCAccccagccacccagccacccagccaccAGAGCCATCACTCCTGTCTGTACTGTCGAGAAGCCTGAGCCGGGGATTGAACCCCTGACGCTGACGTAGCTTAACCACAAGGCCAAACAGCTGTTCCCTAAGATGATTTTTCAGTGTTAAAACACCTACTTATAAGATTGAATACTTCTTCAAAAACCACAAAACctcatggaaacgaagtgctgtGTACACCTAGGTAGCACAGTGCTGTCGAAATACCCTGGCAATTACACGACACTGTGACTGCTCagctgctcatggcctaggatgCGGTGCTCACGGGAGTAGCGGGAAGACAGGTGGCTGCAAACAAAGCCCCCAGCTGGCTGTCGGATGAAGCCTCCTGCTTCTTCCGGGGTCTGAGCAGCTATGGCATCCCTGACCTGAGGCAGTTCAGAACTAGTTTAAACCCAGAATTCCAGCCCTACTCTCTCCTTGTGGGGCTTCTGGAGCGAGGGGTGGAGGTACCACCCCTTACCACAAAGCAGCCTTTGTCCCTGGAGCAGTCCCTGTCTCATCCAGAGAACGAACCACAGACCAATCTTGGGCTCCACTGGCTTTCCAAGAgacctgcctgcacctgctggtccACCCACTCTGCATGGCACACCACCTGGTGAGGGTTGCAGGAGTCTTGGCCGGCACCCTGGGGTTTGAGCAAGTCTTTCTTTGTGTTGTTATTCTCATGCATAAATAAGACAATATGTgtgcacacacgcgcacacacacacacacacacacgctcttcAGTCACTGGTAACAGATTACCCCGTTTGGGGAAAAGGCAGGCTCCCTggtggaggagagacagcagtATAGGaagacacaaaaaagaaaaagagccaggGCTAGAGCCTGTGAACCACACACCAAGTTCAAGTCTGGGGCCGCTGAGAACAAGAAACGGGCAGCCCTGGTCCCGTGCTCAGCTCCGCCTGGGGCTCAGTGCCGCCCTGCGTCACACAGAATTTTTAAAGGTACATTTATGATCTCCTTGATTGACAGAACACACAACGCGACACTTAAGATCTTACAGTTTTTACAAAATGTTACAGCTAAGCCAAGACATTCTAAGAATATCCGTGAGGTGATGTCATTAACAGCACGCGGCAGGTGGGCACCGGGGACCGGCTCTGCTCCTCCTTGTACAGGCGGCTCCCTGCAGACGGAGGGGAAGGTCACGCCGCTACTGTCTTCCTTCTACCCCTCAGGATGGCATGGAGGCCAGGCCACAAACACCAGTCACTCCGACCACCGACATTGGGAGTGTCCACCCCGTTCAGGGGCTTGAAGGCCATCCTGGGAGGCCACCTCGCCAGCAGAGCTAACAGCTGCCCACACACTGGGTTTCCTGAAGTGCTGGACTCCCCACCTACACCGAGAGTGGCTACCTTGCACTTCACCAGACCAGATCCATTGCCTTTGGATTTCATCCACTTACAGGCTCAGCCCACACGGCGTTCCATGGGCAGAGGTGGCCGCACACAGACCCGGACGGCCAGGTGCTCAGGCGGCACGTCCTAAGCCTGCCTTCCCTGATGACTCGGAGGAGACCGGCCCCGCAGAAATGGAGTTAGGCACGAGAACAGGGGCGCTGGGCAGCCCCCGCTGGGCGACCAGGTCCACAAGGAAACAGGGGCCTGGCAGGCTGCAGCCCCACAGAACCACGTTCCAGTGAGTGTTGGGAGGTGCGTGGGCCGTTCACCTGCCTTTGGTTTGATCTGAAACAAAGCAAGCGAGCTAGCTCTGCAGCTGGTCCCCAGCCGACACTGCCAGCAGCTGAGCCCACTGCCCTCTGTGCCCAGGCACCGCAgggggcccagccccaggcaaggACCTAACCGCTCATGGCTGGTTCCACCTGAAGAACACTACAAACTGCCACCATGGCTACAGTGGCAGGCTAGGGCAGCTGCACCAAGGCCCCGCCCATCCTGCCCGCACTGAGAAGCCCTGGCCGGCCACTCCTCCTGCATCACAGCCCCGCACCCTTGCCTGTGCCAAGGAACCCCACGCAGCCcagctcccatcctccctcctgcccctcccccagctttgtccccagctctctctctgcctctgtggcaGCACTGGACATGCCCAATGGGAAGGCTCCCTGGCCACTGGGCAGCATTTCAGCAGGTGCACTGGGCCCTCCAGGGGACTCGGCCACCTGTCCCCAGGTCAGGACCATGCTGCCCAGGGAGAGCATTCTGAGATCCCACAGAGGAGCGGAACACACACCTACAGCCCGGCTCCTCACCTGGAAGCAGGAAACAGATACGCGCTCAAGCGGGCGACCATCTGGGAcgacagccactgcagccactggatgTCAGCGGGAAGGTCGGGGAGCCACCTCACCAGTCTGTGGAACACAGCAGGACCCCAATGGGGCACATGCACACTCAGCGGGAAGGTCAGGGAGCCACCTCATCAGTCTGTGGAACACAGCAGGACCCCCATGGGGCACATGCACGCTCAGCGGGAAGGTCGGGGAGCCACCTCACTGGTCTGTAGAACGCACCAGGACCACCCGTGGGGCACACACACGCAGGGGCACATGCACACTCAGCGGGAAGGTCGGGGAGCCACCTCACCAGTCTGTGGAATACAGCACAACCCCCATGGGGCACATGCACGCTCAGCAGGAAGGTCGGGGAGCCACCTCACCAGTCTGTGGAACACAGCAGGACCCCCATGGGGCACATGCACGCTCAGCGGGAAGGTCGGGGAGCCACCTCACTGGTCTGCAGAACGCACCAGGACCCCCCGTGGGGCACACACACGCAGGGGCACATGCACACTCAGTGGGCCAAACACAAAGTAAACCACATGCAGGCATCTCTCAGGAGAACCCTCCTAGCAGGTGACCTGCCAGCGTCACCCCGGGACACCCCAAATCCCAGTCTGATGGGCTCCTGCAAGGAGACCCCCAAAATAGTGGCAGAGCCGGCAGGCACCAGTCTGTGGGTTGCACCCTGGGAACACCCCCCAGATGGGGCCGGGGACAGAAACACCAAGAGCAGTCCCAGGACAAGGTCACGGCCAGGATCTCCAGAGGACCCTAAGGCCCAGCAGCGGATGGATGAGTCAGAGCGTCTCCCTCTCAGGGGCTCACCCCACCACCTGGATTCAATCCCCGCCCTGACAATCCAGCATCAAAGGGCCACGTCCTCAGGGGCTCTGTGGCCACTTGTAGCAGACACCTGCCACCTGTGCCTGCTCCCACTCGTGGTGGTTTGGTTCCACCACCCCTGGACCACCTGCAGACCATGTCTCCGTTCCTGGCACCTCTTGGCTTTTGGTTAGATCAGGACAATTTTGCTCTGCACCAAGTGCCTTCTGCTCCTTAgggagcccccccacccccggtatCTTAACGGGCTAGCACAAATGAGAACCCTTTTCTCCCCTGCACGTTGACACTGTCAAGCTAAGGCCACAGCAGCAGACGGGCCTCTCCATTGTCCCCCACTTCCCTGGGATCTGAAAGGGAGCAGCAAGGACCCTGCTGCCCAGCTTGGAGACCTGAGAGCCAGGACCCCAGCCTCGCGGGGCCTCAATTtccccagcagccaccagcagCCACGTGAGGCCAGCACCAGCTGCAGGAGTCCCTGGTGGAGTTCCAGAGCTCGCACCAAGCAACAGGTGCAGGAAGTGCTAAAGATGGGAGAGCAGCTCTCCAGGGCTGCTCCTAGGGGCTTGCAGCGGTATCCTGCTGTGGGGGCACCTGAGGGAGGTCCCGCACCACCCACAGCAAGCCTGGGCGGGCGGCAGGCTCACCTCTTCACAGCGGCGAAGGTAGACTCCACCGGcagggtgcagggcagggccAAGTAGGACAAGATCCGGACCGGCAAGAAATTGAAGATCTTGTTCACGTACCCACCTCGGTCCTTCAGTGTTTCACTCAGAACTGCAAGAGGTGATGCAGAAATCTATCTATCTCCCAAATGCACCAAGAACCAATGTGCTGGCCATGCCCCGGATGCCTACAAAAGATGCAAACCCTGGCACCCAGTGTGGTAGGGAGGTAAGAGGcgtgggcagggagcagcccagatcagccCCGGCAGCCCAGAGCAGCCCCGACATGGCTCACAGGAcaccagcagcccagagcagccccGGCACGGCTCACAGGGGAtcagcagcccagagcagcccagagcagcccagagcagcccagagcagccccGGCATGGCTCACAGGAcaccagcagcccagagcagccccGGCACGGCTCACAGGGGATCGgcagcccagagcagcccagagcagcccagagcagccccAGCAGGGCTCACAGGGGACCAGCAGCCCGGAGCAGCCCGGTAGAGCTCACAGGGGACCAGCAGCctagagcagcccagagcagccccGGCAGGGCTCACAGGGGACCAGCAGCCCGGAGCAGCCCCGGCATGGCTCACAGGAcaccagcagcccagagcagccccGGCACGGCTCATAGGGGAtcagcagcccagagcagcccagagcagcccagagcagcccagagcagccccGGCAGGGCTCACAGGGGACCAGCAGCCCGGAGCAGCCCGGTAGAGTTCATAGAAGACCAGCTGACAAGCACGCTGGACGGGTTCTCAGTCACCACTGCCCCTAGCCCGTTGTGCCCCTTCAGCCAGACCTCGCCCCTCTTCCTGGACCTCCTGACCCCTCAGGTCACATTAGCCTGGGCAGCCGCTGTCTCCCACTCCTAGTCCAAGGACTTGTGTCTGGTCCACCTTCGACTTTCTGCCGAATGCACTCTGCCTGGGGATTCAGCAATCTGACTCCATTCCCTGTCAGCTGCACAGCTTACAGACACCCTTTTTTCAGTTCTTAGGACAGCTGAGAAGACCAGGGTCCGGGTGCCAGCCGACGTCTGGGTGCCTGGCGAGAACGCTTGCTCATGGCCACACCTCCTGTGTCCCCCAATCGGTGGGGACGGGGACCTCAGGTGTCTCTGAGAAGGATGCTGACCCATCAATGCAGCTGGAGGCACCCCAACGTCCCTGGTCCTGACATCATCCCCACAGCGGGACTGTCACTGGGGAACTTGTAGGGGATGCCACCAGTGTGTGAGCGTGGCGGGTTCCACGGAGTACTGGGTGGCAAGGTAGGCTAGAACACCATGCTGGGAAAGccatggggttggggaggggcccTGGAGGAAGCAGGCCTGATGACAGGTGCGCAGGTGACCTGGAAAGTGCACTAAGGAACCGGGCTGAGTCCCAAAGGCAGCAGGACCTCGGCCCCTGGGGGCCACACAATGCCACAGCCTTGAGTCACACAAGGAGGCTGGGATGGCGTGAGGTGGAGCCCGTGAACTTGGCCCCAGTGGCCTCCACTGCAGTCtgtccctcccccgccccagagTCCCAGTGGGAAGAGAGCTCGGCAAAGGGAAGACATGGGTGGGAAGTGGTGGCTGCAGCAGGTGCCGGGGCTGGCAGCTGGTGTCCCCATGGCCCTGCCCACCCGCACGGCGCCAGCACCTGCAGTGAGCCTGGGCGACAGAGCCTGTAGGATGCTATCGTCCCATGGCAGGATGCTGAGGCGCAGGTGGTCCAGCAGCTCCTTCCCGTCaggccccagggcccaggccGCAGGCTCTGAGGACGACTCCTCGCTGTGGACCTCTGGGCTGGGCCCTTCCGAGGGTAGAGCCAGGCATGGCTGGGGCCTATTGTAGATGCCTGCAGAGCACACAGGAGACAAGCCCATCATTATCTCATGGAAGCAGGGGTCATAGCAGCTCCCTCCCCCGTCGCAGCCAGACAAGGCAGCCAGCACTGGCCGGGGGCgagggctgcaggctggggagATATACTAAGAGCAGTTGGCGGCAGCAGGAGAGGAAGCGGTAAGGTGGGGGATTAGAATCCAAACAGCTGTAagccgggctcctggctccactcctcgCCAGCTGTATGGGTGTAACCTCCACATCTGGATGCTGAGGTAGAAGGGCAAAGGTCAGAGTTTGTCGACAAGAGCTAACCCTGAGTCCTCACTGGCAGGCCTGACGGCCGCCCACCATCACTACTGGTACCACTATGCCCAGTTCTCAACTGGAGACCCAGACACGGAGAGGGGAGGGGCTCTGCCGAAAGCCAcgaagctgggactgggcagggccagatcTGGAGCCAGGCTGAGGTCAAACAGGACAATGTcggggcacagtgggttaaggcacagcctgtgacatcagcacccagagtgagtgccagttcatatcctgcctgctccacttccagtccagctcctgcaaagaacagcagcagatgacccaagtccctggctctctgcacccttgtgggagacccagaggaagctcctggctcctggtttcagactggcctagccctAACTGCTGCAGtcattatttggggagtgaactagcggatgctggaagatctctctgtaacgctgccttccatgtaaaataagtaaatcttttttaaaaaataaataaatgaatgaaacccTCAGTATCTCCCAAGGCTTGGCCACTcattcctggctgccctgctccaTCCAGCTCTGTATCCACTGTCCCACCCCACCAGCTCCACAGGGCTTCCCTCTGTCCTCCGTGGCCAGCAGAGGCCCCGTGCCTGGCGCTCACCCACCCATCACCGCCACTGCCTCCCTAGGCCTTGGTGAGCTGCCTACGTCTTCCTCTTGGCACGCCCCCTCCACTTACTGATGCTCCCCCAAAACTGGCAGGGGCCAAAGCCCCGGCTCACATGGAGACCCGGGCACGTGGCACCCAGAAGGTTCACAGGGCATGCATTCTGAGTAGGTACACACACACCTTTGTCAGCACACGGTGGCTGTGGCTCTGGCCCAGGGCTAATTCAGAGGACCCTCACATGTGTTCAGGGGCTCCCATCACATCCACCGAGGGATCCCAAGGCCGCCAGCCCTGAGCCAGAATGCTGGGAAGTCAGGACCCTGCCTGgcaaaagcaaagcagctggcaAGCAGGTGTGACCCATACCCGGTGACAGAGAGATGGCCACTGCAATGGCTCCATTTGGGTCCATATCCAAGAGCCTGCTTATCTCAGTCCTTGTTAAGCAAGGGGTTCAGGAATATCCAcgcaggaaggaaaaaggagttaGTCCTACAGCTAGCTTGGGGAGCAAGCGGGTGCACCCAGCTGCCTTAGCACCTGGCTCCACCCCTTGCCAGGGGTCTACCTTCCCCGCTGCACAATGGGACAAAGATCTGCATGGAGGTGTCGGGGAGCGGGCTGAACAAGCCAAGCTGGCACCCGAAGGCTCGGAGCACAGATGGGCAGAAGACACAGGGGACACATGTGGCCAGCTCACAAAGCAGCCACAGGCTGGTGAACACACATGTCCAGCCCACCAGAACACTAACCACGGGCAGGGTTACATGTGGCCAGCTCACCAGCCACTGGCCACTAGAGAGCACCTCTGACCCCACTGGCCCAGGCATACCTTTCTCTTCCAGGAACCTGAGTGTATCCAAGTACCCACGAAGGCAAATTTCTCCCAGCACCTACAAGCAAACCGAGCAGGCAGCTGTCACcagccatacacacacacggGACACTCCTCCAAGCGCTACGACCCTCGCAGAAGCCGACAAAACACCAGTactgccaggagcctcctcagggcctCAGCACCGATGTCACCTCAGAGCACGCTTCTCTCGGCTCCCTTGGTCCTGGCCAGAGCTTGCACCCCAACAGGTGACACCAGGATACCCTGACACGGGTTGGGCTGGCAGCTTCTCCTGGAGTTAACGGCCCAGCCCGCTTCTGTTTGCGTGTACAGAGAGTGGctgccacctgccccgctcctGGCTCCCTCACCTTCACATCTGGGGGGAACAGCGCTCGGGTCAGGAGGTAGACGTTCCCCAAGCACAGGCGTAGACTCAGGTTGGTGATGTTCACGTGCAGAAAGTTTGTGGACTTGATTTTGGGACAGATGTCATGCTCCCCGTAGAAGGGGGACACGGTGATGGTCGTCCTGGCGTCCAGGCAGGGGACGTTGTCACTCGCTCCTCCATCCATGTACCGCTTGAGGAAGGGGACAGAAAGGGGACAGATGTGATGCGACACGTGCTCCGAGATCACAGGCCTTCCCAGGAGCGTGTCTGCGGCCCGGCCAGGCTCTGCGTCTGCACCCACCTGTGACACAGGGCGTGCACTGCACCGCCAGAGGCCAACGGAGACTGAGATCCAGCCATGGAGATGCCCAGAGGTGTGAACAACCCACAGCACGGCGGGACCGTGACCACCCATGGCGTGGCAGAACTGCGCTTGGGAATGGCTCCAGTCCCAGCCAGCACGGCCCATCTGCGGGAGCCCTTCTAAAGCCACAAGACGTGCCGCCCCCCCACAGTTGACCCTGGCACACAGAAACACTTGGGAGCAGAGTCTAGAACGAGTCCAGGAAAACATGGTGTGTCTAGCCACTCCGCAGCCATGCAGACAGTTGAAGTCCATGACCACATTTCCAAAATCATATACAGCAGACACAGGAAGGCAGGAAAGCTCACCAGCATAGAGGAACCCACAAGTTTTCACGAGCCAGGCCGGCCACTTTCCACCGACAGGGCGCTTAGGCCCCCGCTGCCCACCAAGTCTGCAGACTCTCTGGGCGTTGGTGGAGCTGACTCTGCTGAGGCACGCCCAGGGCAGGGGCGGCGAAAGGGGATAAAACATGAACAACATGGGCGAAAGTCTGCATCGGTGCTGATCTGAGCCACTCCCACCACAGCCATCAGGCTGCACCATCAGGGCCACGGCAGGGCTAGACAACTCTCGACGCCTACTAGAGGGTTGAGAGATGGATACAGGGGCCGGCGTCACGGATTGGTGTACAATGCTGCTGCCGGGACACAGCTCTCCATTCCTGCGCCAGCTCAaaccctggctgccccatttccaagtcagctccctgctaaccggcctgggaaagcacaagatggcccaaggactgggagctccttgcttcagcctggcccagcactggccactgggggGGGGcggtgaaatagcagatggaagatctctctgcctttcaaataataaatcctaAAACAGCCCAGTTACTATGCATTGCAGCAGGGGTTCAATTCTACCTGTGTCTGCCAAACAAAGCCCGAGTGACTCACTGGTGCCAGAGAGGCTGTGGGCATGAGCAAGGCTCCACGTAACCGGATGTTACACCTGGTCAGCGCTGCTACTGTCACACAGATCACAAGGACCTCAGTGCCACCCCCTGGCCTGAGGCACGGGCAGGGCACAACTGCCCACCTAGGCACCCCTGACACTGGGATGGGAGGGGTCTTTGCTGGGGGTGCCAGCCCACGCATGTGGGCTAGGAGCAGAATGCTCAGCTGTGCTGACCCCCACTGCCTCCAGCCATGGAGATGGCGCCCGGGCGGAGGGTGGGCAGGGCTACGGAGCAGCCCTGTGGAGGCCAGCATCTCGTCCCAAGCCTGCCCACTAAACACCTCCACTCGGGTCTCACACCCCTACCCATCACCCCTAGAGCGACACAGCAGTCAGCAGGTGCACACATAACTGCATGGAGTCACATTCCAGTGCTCCCTGTGGCTTCTGGCCAAAGAGGacccagcagggacagagaccttgGACCAGAACCAtgtgctgggccaggagcaggggcGGGGGAGGTCGGTGGTCAGGGCTGCCGGGTCCTGGGGAAGATGTGTTGTCCAGAGGAAGCCAGTGGCAGGACAGGAGTATGAATACACATTGGGAAAGCAACCTCAGAATTCAAAATGTGCTTTGGACACTCAGTGGCCACATGTCCACCAGACCTCTTAAGCTGTCCTACAGTGAATCAGGACACACATGCCCAGAGCGGGCAGCAGAGGGTACCTAGAGCTCACCTCCCGCTTCCAGACGGAAGTCCTTCAGGCTCTGCTGGGCAGGTGAGGCGGGCCTGCCAGCTTGCCGGGCACAGCCCATGAGTGCTCAGGAGGTTGACTTGGGCTGCCTGAGACGGGGCCAGCCGAGGGCTCTCCATCCCAAAGGCTGAAGAATGCCCACGTCGGGGCAGGGTCCTGCAGTGCCCCAGCAGTGAGTACAAGGCACGCCCCCAGGGCTGGCATAGCCCCCAGACTCACCTCGCC contains:
- the PNPLA3 gene encoding 1-acylglycerol-3-phosphate O-acyltransferase PNPLA3 isoform X1, whose amino-acid sequence is MYDLERGWSLSFAGCGFMGFYHVGATRCLSEHAPHLLRDARMFLGCSAGALHCASFLCGMPLDKTLQILMDLVRQARSRNIGALHPSFNMDRCLRDDLQQHLPPNAHQLVSGKLCISLTRVSDGENVLVSDFHSKQEVVDALLCSCFIPFYSGLIPPCFRGERYMDGGASDNVPCLDARTTITVSPFYGEHDICPKIKSTNFLHVNITNLSLRLCLGNVYLLTRALFPPDVKVLGEICLRGYLDTLRFLEEKGIYNRPQPCLALPSEGPSPEVHSEESSSEPAAWALGPDGKELLDHLRLSILPWDDSILQALSPRLTAVLSETLKDRGGYVNKIFNFLPVRILSYLALPCTLPVESTFAAVKRLVRWLPDLPADIQWLQWLSSQMVARLSAYLFPASRSNQRQVNGPRTSQHSLERGSVGLQPARPLFPCGPGRPAGAAQRPCSRA
- the PNPLA3 gene encoding 1-acylglycerol-3-phosphate O-acyltransferase PNPLA3 isoform X2: MYDLERGWSLSFAGCGFMGFYHVGATRCLSEHAPHLLRDARMFLGCSAGALHCASFLCGMPLDKTLQILMDLVRQARSRNIGALHPSFNMDRCLRDDLQQHLPPNAHQLVSGKLCISLTRVSDGENVLVSDFHSKQEVVDALLCSCFIPFYSGLIPPCFRGERYMDGGASDNVPCLDARTTITVSPFYGEHDICPKIKSTNFLHVNITNLSLRLCLGNVYLLTRALFPPDVKVLGEICLRGYLDTLRFLEEKGIYNRPQPCLALPSEGPSPEVHSEESSSEPAAWALGPDGKELLDHLRLSILPWDDSILQALSPRLTAVLSETLKDRGGYVNKIFNFLPVRILSYLALPCTLPVESTFAAVKRLVRWLPDLPADIQWLQWLSSQMVARLSAYLFPASR